One Brassica napus cultivar Da-Ae chromosome C2, Da-Ae, whole genome shotgun sequence DNA window includes the following coding sequences:
- the LOC106375648 gene encoding BEL1-like homeodomain protein 3, translating into MAVYYPTSTVGMQSLYQEPIYLNEQASSSSAGAGANCLEIPNSVPNEMVFIPPTSDTSLNGNVTVSSNDLSFHGGGLSLSLGNQIQYHYQNLSNQLSYNEENGKSHHHQHHHQVPSFGFYNNGFVSSVLRSRYLKPTQQLLDEVVSVKKTKNNEKGQDFTNGSKPNDTNNTENNEELSPSERQELQSKKNKLLTMVDEVDKRYNQYYHQMEALASSFEIGAGVGAAKPYTSVALNRISRHFRCLRDAIKEQIQVIRGKLGEKETAEEQGERIPRLRYLDQRLRQQRALHQQLGMVRPTWRPQRGLPENSVSILRAWLFEHFLHPYPKESEKIMLAKQTGLSKNQVANWFINARVRLWKPMIEEMYKEEFGDSSELLSNSNQGSSSSNKKNRMNETSQLKHEDTSSSQQQNHGNNIPYTSDAEENLIFADPKPDSLMNYNGFGVVDYNGYIGLGNQQDGRFSNPHQLHDFVV; encoded by the exons atgGCAGTTTATTACCCAACTAGTACTGTCGGCATGCAATCTCTCTACCAAGAACCCATCTACCTCAACGAACAAGCTTCCTCTTCCTCCGCCGGCGCCGGAGCAAACTGTCTCGAAATCCCAAACTCCGTACCAAACGAGATGGTTTTCATCCCACCAACGAGCGACACATCTCTCAACGGAAACGTAACGGTCTCAAGCAACGATCTAAGCTTCCACGGCGGTGGACTCTCCTTAAGCCTCGGTAACCAGATCCAATACCATTACCAGAACCTCTCGAACCAGCTGAGTTACAATGAAGAGAATGGGAagagtcatcatcatcaacatcatcatcaagTTCCTTCCTTTGGATTCTACAACAATGGGTTTGTAAGCAGCGTTCTAAGATCTCGTTACCTTAAACCAACACAACAGTTGCTAGATGAAGTTGTTAGCGTCAAGAAGACCAAGAACAACGAGAAAGGTCAAGACTTTACTAACGGGTCTAAACCTAATGATACCAACAACACAGAGAACAACGAGGAGTTATCTCCTTCAGAACGTCAAGAGCTTCAGAGCAAGAAGAACAAGCTCTTAACGATGGTCGACGAGGTAGACAAAAGGTACAACCAATACTACCATCAAATGGAAGCTTTGGCTTCGTCTTTCGAGATCGGAGCTGGTGTTGGAGCAGCTAAGCCTTACACATCGGTGGCGCTGAACAGAATCTCTCGCCATTTTCGGTGTTTGAGGGATGCGATAAAGGAGCAGATTCAGGTGATTAGAGGGAAGCTTGGGGAGAAAGAGACGGCTGAAGAGCAAGGAGAGAGGATACCGAGATTGAGGTATTTAGATCAGAGGTTGAGACAACAGAGAGCTTTGCATCAACAGCTTGGTATGGTTAGACCTACTTGGAGACCACAAAGAGGCTTGCCTGAAAACTCTGTCTCTATACTCCGTGCTTGGCTCTTTGAGCACTTCCTTCATCc ATATCCTAAGGAGTCAGAGAAGATCATGCTTGCAAAGCAGACAGGACTATCTAAAAACCAG GTTGCAAACTGGTTTATTAACGCGAGAGTTCGGCTATGGAAACCGATGATTGAAGAGATGTATAAAGAAGAGTTTGGAGATTCATCAGAGTTACTCTCAAACTCTAATCAaggcagcagcagcagcaacaagaaGAACAGAATGAATGAAACATCTCAGCTCAAACACGAAGACACTTCTTCTTCGCAACAACAGAATCATGGAAACAACATTCCATATACATCTGATGCAGAAGAAAACCTTATCTTTGCAGATCCCAAACCAGACAGCTTGATGAACTATAACGGGTTTGGTGTGGTTGATTACAATGGCTACATTGGACTTGGTAACCAGCAAGATGGCAGATTCTCTAATCCCCATCAGTTACATGATTTTGTTGTCTGA
- the LOC106372964 gene encoding uncharacterized protein LOC106372964, whose protein sequence is MSSPVPNYPPNYGSMMQYFSQTPPLSSTPTGDENVPRATEFPEFSTQIGLGGMSGASEPISDANESTQARRKSPKWITDQNLVLLSGLIKYGTDGIVGRNQKSEAYWSKISEYCNEHCSFDPPRDGASCRNHFNYLNKKLSKWSGAYNNARRMQQSGWSENDVMAKAHELYSSGKNEHFNLMSEWLAVHDQPSYSSQVGGNIGSTSSGSKRSRESDASDSNKEGISPLAKCTTAMRMLAYGVAADAIDEYIKIGGTTTLECLRRFCKGIIRLYEQEYLRAPTQDDLQKFCM, encoded by the coding sequence ATGTCATCACCTGTTCCGAATTATCCTCCAAATTACGGATCAATGATGCAATATTTTTCTCAAACACCTCCTCTTTCTTCTACTCCAACGGGTGATGAAAATGTTCCAAGAGCAACTGAATTTCCCGAATTTTCTACCCAAATAGGTCTTGGTGGCATGAGCGGTGCTAGCGAACCCATTTCTGACGCAAATGAATCAACTCAAGCTCGCCGCAAAAGCCCTAAGTGGATAACCGATCAAAATTTGGTGCTACTTAGTGGATTGATTAAATATGGAACAGACGGTATTGTTGGCAGGAACCAGAAAAGCGAAGCATACTGGAGTAAAATTTCTGAGTACTGTAATGAGCATTGCTCATTTGATCCTCCCCGTGATGGAGCTTCATGCAGGAATCATTTCAACTATTTGAATAAAAAGTTAAGCAAATGGAGTGGCGCTTACAATAACGCTAGGCGTATGCAACAAAGTGGATGGTCGGAGAATGATGTAATGGCAAAAGCGCACGAATTATATTCAAGTGGTAAGAATGAACATTTCAATTTAATGTCAGAGTGGCTTGCTGTTCATGATCAACCAAGCTATAGTAGTCAAGTAGGAGGAAATATTGGCTCTACAAGTAGTGGATCTAAGAGATCCCGAGAGAGTGATGCCAGTGATTCAAATAAGGAAGGTATTTCTCCATTAGCAAAATGCACTACTGCCATGCGAATGTTAGCGTATGGTGTTGCTGCTGATGCGATTGACGAATATATCAAAATAGGAGGTACTACAACATTGGAGTGCTTGCGTCGTTTCTGTAAAGGAATCATACGGTTGTATGAGCAAGAGTATCTCAGAGCTCCAACTCAAGATGACTTGCAAAAATTTTGCATGTGA